One segment of Arvicanthis niloticus isolate mArvNil1 chromosome 5, mArvNil1.pat.X, whole genome shotgun sequence DNA contains the following:
- the LOC117709121 gene encoding olfactory receptor 13C3 isoform X2, with the protein MTFVWMRKMVSICLDSTMIGVSMATCPASIFDSHLHTPMYFFLGNLSFLDICYTTSSVPSTLVSLISKKRNISFSGCAVQMFFGFAMGSTECLLLGMMAFDRYVAICNPLRYSIIMSREVYISMASASWFSGGINSVVQTSLAMRLPFCGNNVINHFTCEVLAVLKLACADISLNIITMVISNMAFLVLPILVIFFSYLFILHTILRMNSATGRRKAFSTCSAHLTVVVIFYGTIFSMYAKPKSQDLTGEEKFQTSDKIISLFYGVVTPMLNPIIYSLRNKDVKAAIKYILKRKCIP; encoded by the exons ATGACATTTGTCTGGATGAGAAAGATGGTCTCCATATGCCTGGACTCCACTATGATAGGAGTCAGCATGGCCACATGTCCTG CGAGCATCTTTGATTCCCATCTTCACACGCCCATGTATTTCTTCCTGGGCAACCTGTCTTTCCTGGACATCTGCTACACAACATCTTCTGTTCCTTCAACACTGGTAAGCctaatttcaaagaaaagaaacatttctttctcCGGTTGTGCAGTGCAGATGTTCTTTGGATTTGCAATGGGATCAACAGAATGCTTGCTTCTTGGCATGATGGCTTTTGATCGCTACGTGGCCATCTGCAACCCTCTGAGATACTCCATCATCATGAGCAGAGAAGTGTACATATCCATGGCATCTGCATCATGGTTCTCTGGTGGCATCAATTCAGTTGTGCAGACATCCCTTGCCATGCGGTTGCCTTTCTGTGGGAATAATGTTATTAATCATTTTACATGTGAGGTCTTAGCTGTCCTCAAGCTGGCATGTGCTGatatatctctcaatatcatTACCATGGTGATATCAAATATGGCCTTCCTGGTTCTTCCAATACTAGTCATCTTTTTCTCTTACCTGTTCATCCTCCACACGATCTTGAGAATGAACTCAGCCACAGGGAGACGCAAGGCATTTTCTACCTGCTCTGCCCACCTGACTGTGGTGGTCATATTTTATGGAACCATCTTCTCTATGTATGCAAAACCCAAGTCTCAAGATCTGACTGGGGAAGAGAAGTTCCAAACTTCAGATAagatcatttctttattttatggagTAGTTACCCCCATGCTGAATCCGATCATCTACAGCTTGAGGAATAAGGATGTTAAAGCTGCCATAAAATACATACTGAAACGAAAGTGCATTCCATAA
- the LOC117709121 gene encoding olfactory receptor 13C3 isoform X1, which yields MDKNNQTFVSEFLLLGLSGYPKTEVIYFVIVLVMYLVILTGNGVLIIASIFDSHLHTPMYFFLGNLSFLDICYTTSSVPSTLVSLISKKRNISFSGCAVQMFFGFAMGSTECLLLGMMAFDRYVAICNPLRYSIIMSREVYISMASASWFSGGINSVVQTSLAMRLPFCGNNVINHFTCEVLAVLKLACADISLNIITMVISNMAFLVLPILVIFFSYLFILHTILRMNSATGRRKAFSTCSAHLTVVVIFYGTIFSMYAKPKSQDLTGEEKFQTSDKIISLFYGVVTPMLNPIIYSLRNKDVKAAIKYILKRKCIP from the coding sequence ATGGATAAAAATAACCAAACGTTTGTCTCTGAATTCCTTCTTTTGGGTCTTTCCGGATACCCAAAGACTGAGGTCATTTACTTTGTTATTGTTCTGGTCATGTATCTAGTGATTCTAACTGGCAATGGTGTTCTGATCATAGCGAGCATCTTTGATTCCCATCTTCACACGCCCATGTATTTCTTCCTGGGCAACCTGTCTTTCCTGGACATCTGCTACACAACATCTTCTGTTCCTTCAACACTGGTAAGCctaatttcaaagaaaagaaacatttctttctcCGGTTGTGCAGTGCAGATGTTCTTTGGATTTGCAATGGGATCAACAGAATGCTTGCTTCTTGGCATGATGGCTTTTGATCGCTACGTGGCCATCTGCAACCCTCTGAGATACTCCATCATCATGAGCAGAGAAGTGTACATATCCATGGCATCTGCATCATGGTTCTCTGGTGGCATCAATTCAGTTGTGCAGACATCCCTTGCCATGCGGTTGCCTTTCTGTGGGAATAATGTTATTAATCATTTTACATGTGAGGTCTTAGCTGTCCTCAAGCTGGCATGTGCTGatatatctctcaatatcatTACCATGGTGATATCAAATATGGCCTTCCTGGTTCTTCCAATACTAGTCATCTTTTTCTCTTACCTGTTCATCCTCCACACGATCTTGAGAATGAACTCAGCCACAGGGAGACGCAAGGCATTTTCTACCTGCTCTGCCCACCTGACTGTGGTGGTCATATTTTATGGAACCATCTTCTCTATGTATGCAAAACCCAAGTCTCAAGATCTGACTGGGGAAGAGAAGTTCCAAACTTCAGATAagatcatttctttattttatggagTAGTTACCCCCATGCTGAATCCGATCATCTACAGCTTGAGGAATAAGGATGTTAAAGCTGCCATAAAATACATACTGAAACGAAAGTGCATTCCATAA
- the LOC117709121 gene encoding olfactory receptor 13C3 isoform X3 produces MYFFLGNLSFLDICYTTSSVPSTLVSLISKKRNISFSGCAVQMFFGFAMGSTECLLLGMMAFDRYVAICNPLRYSIIMSREVYISMASASWFSGGINSVVQTSLAMRLPFCGNNVINHFTCEVLAVLKLACADISLNIITMVISNMAFLVLPILVIFFSYLFILHTILRMNSATGRRKAFSTCSAHLTVVVIFYGTIFSMYAKPKSQDLTGEEKFQTSDKIISLFYGVVTPMLNPIIYSLRNKDVKAAIKYILKRKCIP; encoded by the coding sequence ATGTATTTCTTCCTGGGCAACCTGTCTTTCCTGGACATCTGCTACACAACATCTTCTGTTCCTTCAACACTGGTAAGCctaatttcaaagaaaagaaacatttctttctcCGGTTGTGCAGTGCAGATGTTCTTTGGATTTGCAATGGGATCAACAGAATGCTTGCTTCTTGGCATGATGGCTTTTGATCGCTACGTGGCCATCTGCAACCCTCTGAGATACTCCATCATCATGAGCAGAGAAGTGTACATATCCATGGCATCTGCATCATGGTTCTCTGGTGGCATCAATTCAGTTGTGCAGACATCCCTTGCCATGCGGTTGCCTTTCTGTGGGAATAATGTTATTAATCATTTTACATGTGAGGTCTTAGCTGTCCTCAAGCTGGCATGTGCTGatatatctctcaatatcatTACCATGGTGATATCAAATATGGCCTTCCTGGTTCTTCCAATACTAGTCATCTTTTTCTCTTACCTGTTCATCCTCCACACGATCTTGAGAATGAACTCAGCCACAGGGAGACGCAAGGCATTTTCTACCTGCTCTGCCCACCTGACTGTGGTGGTCATATTTTATGGAACCATCTTCTCTATGTATGCAAAACCCAAGTCTCAAGATCTGACTGGGGAAGAGAAGTTCCAAACTTCAGATAagatcatttctttattttatggagTAGTTACCCCCATGCTGAATCCGATCATCTACAGCTTGAGGAATAAGGATGTTAAAGCTGCCATAAAATACATACTGAAACGAAAGTGCATTCCATAA